A window of the Henckelia pumila isolate YLH828 chromosome 3, ASM3356847v2, whole genome shotgun sequence genome harbors these coding sequences:
- the LOC140888245 gene encoding uncharacterized protein gives MSSDSSKTDENSEKSPATLAPLSGSDNSSLQISAHKLNGHNYLQWAQSVKIVICDRGKMGYLTGELESPKKSDPSYKTWVAKNFIVLAWLINSMENNISRRYLWFQTTKEGSNSVTQYFTDLQDLWQELDLFLDNTPTCADCSVKVRQNLEKECVFDFLAGLNRELDDVRGRVVAREPFPSLEDAFADVRREEMRRKVMLPTSLPAASSAPEVFALISNKFNSPGQRQGKRPWCEHCKRPGHTKDKCWEIYGKLVDWQPRKQPQGRGFQTQIAQEQPASSDITAPFTKEQIEQIEQYCRLLRQSSLNPSPNPTVDYCSITQSGNIQSAINSCVAESWIVDSGASDHMTGNSTLFSSYIPCTSRTTVRITDGSLTHVMGLGNIQLSKDIILKSVFYVPSLKCNMISELPSGKTIGSARIHHGLYYFENASSVPRQSLLSSVRYAPVILLLKKVTDVIVLKTRKMYVSCDVTFLETTPFFSLSLLQGEISHEACWDTTHLLGVQVDPLFFSCPDSSTTNTRVHDTTTPHVPVPETKTKTESAPHKELYVYSRRNKSQVTKDVVNLSHSQENEPMVDSSLSGTTHDLDVPIAFRKGVRSCNKHPIFNFVSYSNLSSSFRVFTSTLSSVIIPRSIQEALNVPEWKAAVLEEIRALQQNNTWSLVQLPQGKNTAGSRWVFTVKYKADGSIERHKARLVAKGFTQTYGIDYTETFALVAKLNTFRILLSLAANLDWPLHQLDIKNAFLNGDLEEEVYMSQPHGFEENVESQIVCKLHKSLYGLKKSPVLGLTDSPKLLKSSATVRDKQTIHYSLNTPRTGK, from the exons ATGTCATCGGACTCATCAAAAACCGATGAGAATTCTGAGAAATCGCCAGCAACTCTTGCTCCTCTTTCCGGGAGTGATAATTCATCTCTTCAAATCTCTGCCCACAAACTCAATGGCCACAATTACTTACAGTGGGCACAATCTGTCAAAATTGTAATATGTGACCGTGGAAAAATGGGATATCTCACCGGCGAACTCGAGTCACCTAAGAAGTCGGATCCCTCATACAAAACTTGGGTGGCTAAAAATTTCATTGTTCTCGCATGGCTCATCAATTCCATGGAGAACAACATCAGTCGTCGTTATTTGTGGTTCCAAACTACCAAAGAG GGTTCTAATTCCGTGACCCAATACTTCACTGATCTTCAAGACTTGTGGCAAGAGTTGGATCTTTTCCTGGACAACACTCCAACTTGTGCTGATTGCAGCGTCAAAGTTCGTCAGAATCTGGAAAAAGAATGTGTCTTTGATTTCCTGGCAGGACTCAATAGGGAACTTGATGATGTTCGAGGCCGTGTTGTTGCACGAGAGCCATTCCCATCTCTTGAAGATGCATTTGCTGATGTTCGGCGTGAAGAGATGCGCCGCAAAGTCATGCTACCCACCTCCTTGCCAGCTGCATCTTCTGCCCCGGAAGTCTTTGCCTtgatctcaaataaattcaatagcCCGGGCCAGCGTCAAGGCAAACGCCCTTGGTGCGAACATTGCAAACGTCCTGGACATACCAAGGACAAGTGCTGGGAAATATACGGCAAACTAGTGGACTGGCAGCCACGAAAACAACCTCAAGGTCGTGGCTTCCAAACCCAAATAGCCCAAGAGCAGCCTGCATCTTCTGACATCACTGCACCATTCACAAAGGAACAGATAGAGCAAATTGAACAATACTGTCGTCTCCTGCGTCAGTCCTCTCTCAATCCATCTCCAAATCCAACTGTTGACTATTGCTCCATCACCCAATCTGGTAACATTCAGTCTGCCATAAATTCTTGTGTTGCTGAGTCTTGGATTGTTGATTCTGGAGCCTCCGATCATATGACGGGCAACTCTACTCTTTTTTCCAGTTATATTCCTTGCACTAGCCGTACTACAGTTAGAATAACTGATGGTTCCTTGACTCATGTTATGGGCCTTGGCAATATCCAATTGTCGAAAGATATTATCCTTAAATCCGTTTTTTATGTCCCTTCCTTGAAGTGTAATATGATCTCT GAACTACCATCGGGGAAGACGATTGGCAGTGCTAGGATTCACCATGGTCTTTACTACTTCGAAAATGCTTCGTCCGTCCCTCGACAGTCTCTTTTGTCCAGTGTCCGTTATGCACCT GTTATTCTGCTTCTCAAAAAGGTTACCGATGTTATTGTCCTAAAAACGAGAAAAATGTATGTCTCCTGTGATGTCACCTTTCTCGAGACCACACCTTTTTTCTCCTTATCTCTGCTTCAGGGGGAGATTTCTCATGAAGCTTGTTGGGATACTACTCATCTTCTCGGTGTACAAGTTGATCCTCTATTTTTCTCGTGTCCTGACTCGTCTACAACCAACACTCGAGTACATGATACCACTACACCTCATGTTCCTGTGccagaaacaaaaacaaaaacagaatCTGCACCACACAAAGAGTTGTATGTCTATTCACGAAGGAACAAATCTCAGGTAACTAAAGATGTAGTGAATCTTAGCCACAGTCAAGAGAATGAACCGATGGTAGACTCTTCTTTGTCAGGTACGACTCATGATCTTGATGTACCTATAGCTTTTAGAAAGGGTGTGAGATCTTGTAATAAACATCCCATTTTTAACTTTGTTTCTTATTCGAATCTATCCTCTTCATTTCGTGTCTTTACTTCTACATTGTCTAGTGTAATCATTCCCAGGTCAATTCAAGAAGCTCTAAATGTTCCCGAATGGAAGGCTGCAGTGCTGGAAGAAATTCGCGCCCTACAACAGAATAATACATGGAGCTTGGTACAATTGCCACAAGGAAAAAATACAGCCGGGAGTAGATGGGTGTTTACAGTAAAGTACAAGGCTGATGGTTCAATCGAAAGACATAAAGCACGCTTGGTTGCCAAGGGATTCACACAAACTTATGGTATAGATTACACTGAAACTTTCGCACTTGttgcaaaattaaacacttTTAGAATTCTTCTATCTTTGGCTGCCAACCTTGATTGGCCACTTCATCAGCTGGATATTAAAAATGCTTTCCTTAATGGTGACCTTGAAGAGGAAGTTTACATGAGTCAACCTCATGGTTTTGAGGAAAATGTTGAAAGTCAGATTGTGTGCAAGCTCCACAAATCTCTTTATGGGCTCAAAAAATCTCCCGTGCTTGGTTTGACAGATTCTCCAAAGTTATTAAAAAGTTCGGCTACAGTCAGGGACAAGCAGACCATACACTATTCGTTAAACACTCCAAGAACGGGAAAATGA